A window of the Thalassospira indica genome harbors these coding sequences:
- a CDS encoding cobalt-precorrin-5B (C(1))-methyltransferase: MTRKPDGPLRKGWTTGACATAATRAAWQALLSGDFPDPVTITLPRGETPSFKLIKAEKGDGWARASVIKDAGDDPDVTHGAEIISTVRIGTPGNGISFHAGDGVGTITKPGLPLPPGEPAINPKPREMMIGQITELCNQFGVSTDVEIEISIPGGAEIATKTWNGRLGIVGGLSVLGTTGIVIPFSCSAWIHSIHRGIDVARATGRDHVASATGKTSEAAIRAFYGLPEEAILDMGDFVGGMLKYLRKNPIAFVSIAGGFAKLVKLAQGHLDLHSSRSQVDFDRLAGTIAACGGDKTLQDKCRTANTAKQVLELCQAADVKIEDAIARQACESARATLDGASAVEVVITDRNGTIIARHGIGEFDQFRPVAS; encoded by the coding sequence ATGACCAGAAAACCGGATGGACCGCTGCGCAAGGGATGGACGACGGGGGCCTGTGCCACCGCTGCGACCCGTGCCGCGTGGCAGGCATTACTGTCCGGCGATTTTCCTGATCCGGTCACCATTACCCTGCCACGCGGGGAAACTCCGTCCTTTAAGCTGATCAAGGCGGAAAAGGGTGATGGCTGGGCGCGGGCCAGCGTGATCAAGGATGCCGGCGACGACCCCGATGTCACCCACGGGGCAGAAATCATATCGACCGTGCGCATCGGAACACCGGGCAACGGCATTTCATTCCATGCCGGTGACGGGGTCGGCACGATTACCAAACCGGGTCTGCCATTGCCCCCGGGTGAGCCCGCGATCAACCCCAAGCCACGCGAAATGATGATCGGACAGATCACCGAGCTTTGTAATCAGTTTGGCGTATCAACCGATGTCGAGATCGAGATTTCCATTCCCGGGGGTGCAGAGATTGCCACCAAAACGTGGAACGGGCGATTGGGGATTGTCGGCGGATTATCGGTTCTGGGCACCACGGGCATTGTCATCCCGTTCAGTTGTTCAGCGTGGATCCATTCGATCCATCGCGGGATTGACGTCGCGCGTGCGACCGGGCGCGACCATGTTGCCAGTGCGACCGGCAAAACATCAGAGGCGGCCATTCGTGCATTCTATGGCCTGCCCGAAGAAGCCATCCTTGATATGGGCGACTTTGTTGGCGGGATGCTGAAGTATCTTCGCAAGAACCCGATTGCCTTTGTCAGCATCGCCGGTGGGTTTGCCAAACTGGTCAAACTTGCCCAGGGGCACCTGGATTTGCATTCAAGCCGATCACAGGTCGATTTTGATCGGCTGGCAGGAACAATTGCAGCGTGTGGCGGGGATAAAACGCTGCAAGACAAGTGCCGCACGGCCAATACGGCCAAACAGGTTCTGGAACTTTGTCAGGCGGCGGACGTTAAGATTGAAGATGCGATTGCCCGTCAGGCCTGCGAATCCGCACGCGCCACATTAGACGGTGCATCGGCAGTTGAAGTCGTTATTACCGACCGCAACGGCACCATCATTGCCCGCCACGGGATTGGCGAATTTGATCAATTCCGACCGGTGGCATCGTAA
- a CDS encoding cobalt-precorrin-6A reductase, translated as MSLSRPADRPKRILIFGGTGDANRIAEDLMHEFGRDVRLQLSLAGRTSAPSLPDGVPVRIGGFGGPEGIITHLKNEQIDLVIDATHPYATEISHNIAQACHAVAMPCIQYHRPAWQQTKDDNWILVKSIEEAAKILPEVGARALIASGAKNLHAFEGLEKTWLLVRTVDAPRDPFDLEFGEWLFARGPFSVESETELLERNEIDVIVSKNSGGEATFAKIEAARNLGIPVIMIERPGGEPVIQAPSRSEIIDTVRETLKKV; from the coding sequence ATGTCCCTCTCCCGCCCTGCCGATCGTCCAAAACGCATCCTTATTTTTGGCGGGACCGGAGACGCAAATCGCATTGCCGAGGACCTGATGCATGAATTTGGCCGGGATGTTCGTTTGCAACTCTCGCTCGCCGGGCGCACCAGCGCGCCGAGCCTTCCTGATGGCGTCCCAGTTCGCATCGGCGGTTTTGGCGGGCCGGAGGGCATTATCACCCATCTCAAAAATGAACAGATTGATCTGGTGATTGACGCCACCCATCCCTATGCCACCGAGATTTCCCATAATATCGCCCAAGCCTGTCATGCCGTAGCGATGCCCTGCATCCAGTATCACCGACCTGCCTGGCAGCAGACCAAAGATGACAATTGGATCTTGGTAAAATCTATCGAAGAAGCTGCCAAAATCCTGCCGGAAGTCGGCGCGCGCGCTTTGATCGCAAGCGGTGCGAAGAACCTGCACGCGTTTGAAGGGCTGGAAAAAACCTGGCTGCTTGTTCGCACCGTCGATGCCCCGCGTGATCCGTTTGATCTGGAATTTGGTGAATGGCTGTTTGCGCGTGGCCCGTTCAGCGTTGAAAGCGAGACGGAGCTTCTTGAACGCAACGAAATTGATGTGATCGTCAGCAAAAACAGCGGTGGTGAGGCGACCTTTGCCAAGATCGAAGCGGCGCGGAACCTTGGCATTCCGGTGATCATGATTGAACGGCCGGGCGGGGAGCCGGTCATTCAGGCCCCGTCACGTTCTGAAATCATCGATACCGTTCGTGAGACCCTTAAGAAGGTCTGA
- a CDS encoding complex I NDUFA9 subunit family protein: MDRRIVTVFGGTGFVGRHIVKRLLERDFIVRVPTRSFERVKKLKPMGNLGQVVPVHCDVRDEDSIKGALEGSEAVINLLGILYERGSKNFLNIHVKAAKRIAEEAKAAGVKTLLHMSALGVDKNTSANYATSKLAGEKAVREAFPDAVIFRPSVIFGPNDNFLNKFATMARFSPMLPVVGAPGLPKVDLGEGKVDLHGEGGPKFQPVYVGDVADAFVTALTEGKSAGKTYELGGPETYSFMALLQDMLRITRQRAILMPVPFWLASIKAFFLQFLPVPPLTPDQVRLLKTDNVVSEGADGFAELGITPNSLEAIAPSYLKRFCPPRKSGEFRRFV, from the coding sequence ATGGATCGTCGTATCGTAACCGTTTTTGGCGGCACCGGATTTGTCGGACGTCATATCGTCAAGCGTCTGCTGGAGCGTGATTTTATCGTTCGTGTCCCGACCAGAAGCTTTGAACGCGTCAAAAAACTCAAACCGATGGGCAATCTGGGGCAGGTCGTTCCGGTCCATTGCGATGTGCGCGACGAAGACAGCATCAAGGGGGCGCTCGAGGGTTCCGAAGCGGTGATTAACCTGCTTGGCATTCTCTATGAACGCGGCAGCAAGAATTTCCTCAATATCCACGTCAAGGCGGCCAAACGCATTGCCGAGGAAGCCAAGGCAGCCGGTGTAAAGACGCTTTTGCATATGTCGGCACTGGGTGTGGATAAAAACACCTCTGCCAACTATGCGACGTCCAAACTCGCCGGTGAAAAGGCCGTGCGCGAAGCGTTCCCGGATGCGGTGATCTTCCGACCGTCGGTGATCTTTGGCCCGAACGACAACTTCCTGAACAAGTTTGCCACCATGGCGCGTTTCTCGCCGATGCTGCCTGTTGTTGGTGCACCAGGCCTTCCGAAAGTTGATCTGGGCGAAGGCAAGGTTGATCTGCACGGCGAAGGCGGCCCGAAATTCCAGCCGGTCTATGTTGGCGATGTTGCCGATGCCTTTGTCACGGCCCTCACCGAAGGCAAATCTGCTGGCAAAACCTATGAGCTTGGTGGACCGGAAACCTATTCCTTCATGGCGCTTCTGCAGGACATGCTGCGGATCACCCGTCAGCGTGCCATTCTGATGCCGGTTCCGTTCTGGCTGGCCTCAATCAAGGCATTCTTCCTGCAATTCCTGCCGGTTCCGCCGTTGACGCCCGATCAGGTGCGTCTGCTTAAAACCGATAACGTGGTTTCCGAGGGTGCGGACGGTTTTGCCGAACTTGGCATTACGCCAAACAGCCTCGAAGCAATTGCGCCGTCTTACCTCAAACGGTTCTGCCCGCCGCGTAAATCCGGTGAGTTCCGCCGTTTCGTCTAA
- a CDS encoding SDR family oxidoreductase, which produces MTNKLFCFGLGFSARLVARDLKAEGWKIAGTTRSADKAEQLKSEGIEPFIFSDDQPIAEIASALEGVTHVLSSAPPGGMGDPVIHHHGSDLAALPAGTWIGYLSTTGVYGDRDGAEVTEDDDLLPTGKRGRRRVAAEKAWFDLGRRHDLCVQSFRLAGIYGPGRNALETVRSGRARRIVKPGQVFSRIHVDDIAQTVLASIKQPNCGAAYNVCDDDAAPPQDVIAHACGLLGIDPPPEQDFDTAKLSPMAASFYEDNKRVSNARIKQELGVKLRYPDYRAGLLALHDEILAKL; this is translated from the coding sequence ATGACCAATAAGCTGTTCTGTTTCGGATTGGGATTTTCCGCCCGCCTTGTTGCCCGCGATCTTAAGGCAGAGGGTTGGAAAATCGCCGGAACCACGCGAAGCGCGGACAAGGCCGAACAGCTGAAATCCGAAGGCATCGAACCCTTCATTTTTTCCGATGATCAACCGATTGCCGAAATTGCAAGCGCGCTTGAGGGCGTGACGCATGTCCTTTCATCGGCCCCGCCCGGTGGGATGGGCGATCCGGTGATCCATCATCATGGCAGTGATCTTGCGGCACTGCCGGCGGGTACATGGATTGGCTATTTGTCGACCACCGGGGTTTACGGTGATCGGGATGGTGCCGAAGTCACCGAGGATGATGATCTTCTGCCAACCGGCAAGCGCGGCCGCAGGCGCGTGGCGGCTGAAAAGGCATGGTTTGATCTTGGCCGTCGTCATGATCTGTGTGTGCAAAGCTTCCGCCTGGCGGGCATCTATGGCCCCGGTCGCAACGCGCTTGAAACCGTCCGCTCGGGCCGCGCACGCCGGATCGTCAAACCCGGTCAGGTCTTTTCACGTATCCATGTTGATGACATCGCACAGACGGTTCTGGCATCCATCAAACAGCCCAATTGCGGGGCGGCCTATAATGTGTGTGATGATGATGCGGCCCCACCTCAGGATGTGATTGCGCATGCCTGCGGCTTGCTAGGTATCGATCCACCACCCGAACAGGATTTTGACACCGCCAAGCTGAGCCCGATGGCCGCCAGTTTTTATGAAGACAACAAACGGGTTTCAAATGCGCGGATCAAACAGGAATTGGGTGTTAAGCTGCGCTATCCGGATTATCGGGCCGGTTTGCTGGCACTTCATGATGAAATACTGGCCAAATTGTAG
- a CDS encoding tetratricopeptide repeat protein: MSRLFATSFLARATGLLCLAGFVGIYGAGVPSAMAQTESNGGMTQEESQQYRDCIKLAQLKPEDGFESAIAWRDLGGGEPARHCVAVALISLGKYEEAATRLDALAKDSTAGPGVVAGMLAQAGQAWMMADNLEFAWRDQSRALELVPNNPQLWVDRAMALGLAGQYWEAIDDLNAALDLQPDHTEALIYRASAWRLLESYDLAMTDIEQVLNREPRNVQALFERGKLHQIAGDNDLARQDWLTVIELSNGTSVADAAKANIEKMDVRTGSD, encoded by the coding sequence ATGTCACGACTTTTCGCAACCTCGTTCCTAGCACGCGCCACCGGCTTGCTGTGTCTGGCGGGGTTTGTCGGCATCTATGGCGCAGGCGTGCCTTCCGCCATGGCCCAGACCGAAAGCAACGGTGGCATGACACAGGAAGAAAGCCAGCAATATCGTGACTGCATCAAGCTGGCCCAACTTAAACCCGAAGACGGATTTGAAAGCGCGATTGCCTGGCGCGATCTGGGTGGCGGGGAACCGGCCCGCCACTGTGTTGCCGTCGCCCTGATATCGCTTGGCAAGTACGAAGAAGCCGCCACACGCCTTGATGCTCTTGCCAAGGACAGCACGGCAGGGCCCGGTGTGGTTGCCGGGATGCTGGCCCAGGCAGGCCAAGCCTGGATGATGGCCGATAACCTTGAATTCGCCTGGCGCGATCAAAGCCGCGCGCTTGAACTGGTGCCCAACAACCCGCAGCTTTGGGTCGATCGTGCCATGGCACTTGGCCTTGCCGGGCAGTATTGGGAGGCGATTGATGACCTCAATGCCGCCCTTGATCTTCAACCCGACCATACCGAGGCGCTGATTTACCGGGCATCTGCCTGGCGACTGCTTGAAAGTTACGATTTGGCAATGACTGATATCGAACAGGTTCTGAACCGGGAACCCCGGAATGTTCAGGCGCTTTTCGAACGTGGCAAGCTCCATCAGATTGCCGGTGACAACGATCTTGCACGGCAGGACTGGTTAACTGTCATAGAACTTTCAAATGGAACCTCTGTTGCTGACGCGGCAAAAGCGAATATAGAGAAGATGGATGTTCGCACCGGATCGGACTGA
- a CDS encoding substrate-binding domain-containing protein — MRRTLALATLAASMALLTSPAAEARDQIRIVGSSTIFPLTTKVAEHFAKTTGAPAPVVESTGSGGGFKLFCGGIGAEFPDIVDASRPITGSETAICSANSVRDISEIKIGYDGIVMLGSREAPGMELTARQLYLALARTVPVKGASVPNPHEKWSDIDPSLPDLKIRVYGPPPTSGTRDLMGQLLLDQGCATFSDIASLEATDPDSFRLLCRTLREDGAYIEAGENDRLVISKLEKDPTSYGVMGFNNLERNRERLQGVPINSIEPDYETILDGSYPASRALYLYVKDDHQQLVQSLGDFISTYVSEAVIGEEGLLADNGLVPLTTEERAETMTSAAKFAGN, encoded by the coding sequence ATGCGTCGCACGCTTGCCTTGGCTACCCTTGCCGCATCGATGGCACTTCTGACATCGCCTGCCGCAGAGGCCCGCGATCAGATCAGGATTGTCGGATCTTCGACGATCTTTCCGCTGACCACCAAGGTCGCCGAACATTTCGCCAAAACCACCGGCGCACCGGCCCCGGTGGTTGAAAGCACCGGTTCAGGCGGCGGCTTCAAGCTGTTTTGTGGCGGCATTGGCGCAGAGTTCCCCGATATTGTCGACGCATCGCGCCCGATCACCGGGTCGGAAACCGCAATTTGCTCGGCAAACTCTGTCCGCGACATCAGCGAAATTAAAATCGGCTATGATGGCATTGTCATGCTGGGTTCCCGCGAAGCACCGGGTATGGAACTTACCGCCCGTCAGCTTTACCTCGCCCTGGCGAGGACCGTGCCGGTCAAGGGCGCAAGTGTGCCAAACCCGCATGAAAAATGGTCTGATATTGATCCCAGCCTCCCGGACCTTAAAATCCGCGTTTATGGACCACCGCCGACTTCGGGCACACGCGATCTGATGGGGCAGCTGTTGCTTGATCAGGGTTGTGCGACATTTTCTGACATCGCAAGCCTTGAGGCGACCGATCCTGACAGCTTCCGCCTGTTGTGCCGTACCCTTCGTGAAGACGGCGCCTATATCGAAGCCGGGGAAAATGATCGGCTGGTGATCAGCAAGCTTGAAAAAGATCCGACATCATATGGCGTGATGGGCTTTAACAATCTGGAGCGTAACCGCGAACGTCTTCAGGGAGTTCCAATCAATAGCATTGAGCCGGATTATGAAACTATTCTTGATGGCAGCTATCCGGCATCGCGTGCGCTTTATCTGTACGTCAAGGATGATCATCAACAGCTGGTCCAGAGCCTTGGTGACTTTATCTCGACCTATGTTTCGGAAGCGGTGATCGGCGAAGAGGGCCTTCTGGCAGATAACGGTTTGGTGCCGCTAACCACTGAGGAACGCGCTGAAACCATGACCAGTGCCGCGAAATTCGCCGGTAACTGA
- a CDS encoding class I SAM-dependent methyltransferase, which yields MKDSSISDEFYPEGGLNTASYDLRADLDRKIFEDPIPFYTHLATSLAHENGVLELGCGTGRISAAIAKLGIAVEGLDLSPAMLGQARANYPDLTWHLGNMCDFDLGRQFDLVIIPFRGLQEVTDAKGQRRALECAFAHLKPGGAIALDLMDPDLRYCLPEGDPEHVELPIFPMPKGVGQPGSRLRITAMERTNEPLTQKFSEHWRFEEINDQGDVITREDCWHHLRWVHRSEMRLMLELSGFVSISEFSDFQGSPPKYASNQVWMAKRPD from the coding sequence ATGAAGGATTCATCCATATCTGATGAATTCTACCCTGAAGGCGGGTTAAATACTGCCAGTTACGATCTTCGCGCTGATCTTGATCGCAAGATTTTTGAAGACCCCATTCCCTTTTATACGCATCTGGCGACCAGCCTTGCGCATGAAAATGGCGTGCTTGAACTGGGCTGCGGCACGGGCCGGATCAGTGCCGCGATTGCCAAACTTGGGATTGCGGTCGAAGGCCTTGATCTGTCACCCGCCATGCTGGGTCAGGCACGCGCCAATTACCCTGATCTGACATGGCATCTTGGCAATATGTGCGACTTCGATCTGGGACGGCAGTTTGATCTGGTGATCATCCCGTTTCGCGGACTTCAGGAAGTCACCGATGCCAAGGGGCAGCGGCGCGCCCTTGAGTGCGCCTTTGCCCATCTGAAACCCGGTGGGGCGATCGCACTGGATCTGATGGACCCGGATTTGCGCTATTGCCTGCCAGAAGGTGACCCGGAGCACGTCGAACTGCCGATCTTTCCGATGCCAAAAGGCGTCGGGCAGCCGGGCAGTCGGCTTCGCATCACGGCGATGGAACGTACCAATGAGCCCCTGACCCAGAAGTTCAGCGAACATTGGCGGTTTGAAGAAATCAACGATCAGGGTGACGTGATTACGCGCGAGGATTGCTGGCATCACCTGCGCTGGGTTCATCGCAGTGAAATGCGGCTGATGTTGGAGCTGTCCGGTTTTGTTTCGATATCGGAATTTTCGGATTTCCAGGGCAGTCCCCCGAAATATGCCAGCAATCAGGTCTGGATGGCAAAACGGCCGGACTGA
- a CDS encoding glutathione S-transferase family protein, translating into MRQLYHFWLSPFSRKVRLVLAEKKLDFELTAEPVWERRDDFLLLNPAGEVPVLKEEDGTVLCDSSVICEYLDEMYEDEPKLFGSDPKERAEIRRLVAWFDGKFNREVTDHLLGEKLLKRFFSTGTPDTKVLRAGRTNGAYHMDYIGWLFERRNWLAGDHLTMADLAAAAQVSVIDYMGDINWSKHPRAKDWYMRIKSRPAMRDILADRQASFPPSSHYAELDFE; encoded by the coding sequence ATGCGTCAGTTATATCATTTTTGGCTTTCACCTTTTTCGCGCAAGGTCCGTCTGGTCCTGGCCGAGAAAAAGCTCGATTTCGAACTCACGGCTGAACCGGTATGGGAACGGCGTGACGATTTCCTGCTGCTTAATCCGGCCGGTGAAGTGCCTGTGCTCAAGGAAGAAGACGGCACGGTGCTGTGTGATTCCAGCGTCATCTGCGAGTATCTCGACGAGATGTACGAGGACGAGCCGAAACTGTTTGGATCCGACCCCAAGGAACGCGCCGAAATCCGCCGTCTTGTCGCGTGGTTTGATGGCAAATTCAATCGCGAAGTCACTGACCATCTGCTCGGCGAGAAGCTCCTGAAACGCTTCTTCTCAACCGGCACCCCCGATACCAAGGTCCTGCGCGCCGGGCGCACCAATGGCGCCTATCACATGGATTATATCGGCTGGCTGTTTGAACGCCGGAACTGGCTGGCCGGTGATCATCTGACCATGGCAGATCTGGCGGCTGCCGCACAGGTATCCGTGATCGACTATATGGGCGACATCAACTGGTCAAAACATCCGCGCGCCAAGGACTGGTACATGCGGATCAAAAGCCGCCCTGCCATGCGCGATATTCTGGCAGACCGGCAGGCAAGTTTCCCTCCATCAAGCCATTACGCGGAATTGGATTTTGAATGA
- a CDS encoding cobyric acid synthase, whose amino-acid sequence MSAQSVPALMLQGTGSDVGKSLLVAGLCRAYARRGLRVRPFKPQNMSNNAAVTDDGGEIGRAQALQARAAGVATTVHMNPVLLKPQSDIGAQVVVQGKVLTSAKARDYYRLKRDLLPKVVESFDVMASDADLVLIEGAGSPAEVNLRASDIANMGFAEAVGVPVILVGDIDRGGVIASIVGTHALLSENDRRWLKGYVINKFRGDVSLFEPATGIIHERCGLKSYGIATYWPNAYKLPAEDGVALEKAGKYHRKAGDGAGAVLRIAVPHLPRIANFDDLDPLAAEDDVELLVIKPGQVIPGDCDLVLLPGSKSTMADLRFVKDQGWDIDILAHHRRGGRVIGICGGYQMLGRMVHDPDGVEGAPGSETGLGLLDIETVMAGDKTLRKTTGLTVGGHAGFAAGTPVNGYEIHMGRTDGPDRARSWLDLDGVVDGAISGDGRVLGCYLHGLFASDDFRHAFLAALRSDEAHKMTHFEASIDAALDELADHLEACLDLDGMLELAKSRA is encoded by the coding sequence ATGAGTGCGCAATCCGTTCCCGCCCTGATGTTGCAAGGTACCGGTTCCGATGTCGGGAAATCCTTGCTGGTGGCCGGATTGTGCCGGGCCTATGCGCGTCGGGGCCTTCGGGTGCGCCCGTTCAAACCGCAAAACATGTCCAATAACGCTGCTGTCACTGATGACGGTGGCGAAATCGGCCGCGCGCAGGCGCTTCAGGCACGTGCAGCGGGTGTTGCGACCACAGTTCATATGAACCCGGTTTTGCTGAAACCGCAAAGCGACATTGGGGCGCAGGTCGTGGTGCAGGGCAAGGTCCTGACCAGCGCCAAGGCGCGCGATTATTACCGGCTCAAACGCGATCTGCTGCCCAAGGTGGTCGAAAGCTTTGACGTCATGGCAAGTGACGCCGATCTTGTCCTGATCGAAGGTGCCGGGTCCCCGGCCGAGGTCAATTTGCGGGCCTCTGACATCGCCAATATGGGCTTTGCCGAGGCGGTGGGCGTTCCGGTTATTCTGGTCGGCGATATTGATCGTGGCGGGGTGATTGCCTCGATCGTTGGCACGCATGCGTTGCTGTCCGAGAATGATCGCCGCTGGCTCAAAGGTTATGTGATCAACAAGTTTCGTGGCGATGTGTCGCTGTTTGAACCGGCCACCGGCATCATTCATGAGCGCTGCGGACTTAAAAGTTACGGTATCGCAACGTACTGGCCGAATGCCTATAAGCTGCCTGCCGAAGATGGCGTAGCGCTGGAAAAGGCCGGGAAATATCACCGCAAGGCCGGGGATGGCGCGGGTGCAGTCCTGCGCATCGCCGTGCCACATCTGCCGCGTATTGCCAATTTTGATGATCTTGATCCACTGGCGGCCGAGGATGATGTTGAATTGCTGGTGATCAAGCCGGGGCAAGTGATCCCGGGGGATTGTGATCTGGTGCTGCTGCCGGGGTCAAAATCGACCATGGCAGACCTTCGGTTCGTCAAAGATCAGGGCTGGGATATCGATATTCTCGCCCATCACAGGCGTGGTGGCCGTGTGATCGGCATTTGTGGCGGCTATCAGATGCTGGGCCGTATGGTCCATGACCCGGACGGTGTTGAAGGCGCGCCGGGAAGCGAGACTGGCCTTGGTTTGCTTGATATTGAAACCGTTATGGCGGGTGACAAGACGCTGCGCAAAACAACGGGGCTTACGGTTGGCGGGCATGCCGGCTTTGCCGCCGGAACACCAGTCAATGGCTATGAAATCCATATGGGTCGGACCGATGGACCGGATCGGGCGCGAAGCTGGCTTGATCTGGATGGTGTGGTGGATGGCGCGATCAGTGGCGATGGACGGGTTCTGGGGTGCTATTTGCATGGCCTGTTTGCCAGCGATGATTTTCGTCATGCCTTTCTGGCGGCATTGCGATCGGACGAAGCACACAAAATGACGCATTTTGAGGCCAGCATTGATGCCGCCCTTGATGAGCTGGCCGATCATCTTGAAGCCTGCCTTGATCTCGATGGCATGCTGGAACTGGCAAAAAGCCGGGCGTGA
- the cobO gene encoding cob(I)yrinic acid a,c-diamide adenosyltransferase, translated as MTDKSQPDVDINARHDEKMKKIKAARDKMMAQKIDKKGLIIVHTGKGKGKSSSAFGMAMRCVGHDMKVGVVQFIKGGWETGEAKLLKKFPDLCEFHAMGAGFTWETQNRAQDVALAREAWNKALEMLRDPSYSMVILDEINIVLRYDFLPLEDVLEALANKLPDQHIVLTGRNAPDTLIEAADLVTEMTMVKHPFREQGIKAQIGVEF; from the coding sequence ATGACCGACAAAAGCCAGCCAGACGTCGATATCAATGCGCGCCATGATGAAAAAATGAAGAAAATCAAGGCCGCGCGCGACAAGATGATGGCCCAGAAAATCGACAAAAAGGGCCTGATCATTGTCCATACCGGCAAGGGCAAGGGCAAGTCTTCCTCGGCCTTTGGCATGGCGATGCGCTGTGTCGGTCATGATATGAAAGTCGGCGTTGTCCAGTTCATCAAGGGGGGCTGGGAAACTGGCGAGGCAAAGCTTCTTAAAAAATTCCCCGATCTTTGTGAGTTTCACGCCATGGGGGCGGGCTTTACTTGGGAAACCCAGAACCGGGCACAGGATGTCGCCCTGGCGCGTGAAGCCTGGAACAAGGCATTGGAAATGCTGCGCGATCCAAGCTATTCGATGGTGATCCTCGATGAGATCAATATCGTTCTGCGCTATGATTTCCTGCCGCTTGAGGATGTGCTTGAAGCACTCGCCAACAAACTGCCTGATCAGCATATCGTGCTGACCGGGCGTAACGCCCCGGATACCTTGATCGAGGCGGCCGATCTGGTCACGGAAATGACCATGGTCAAACACCCGTTCCGTGAACAGGGCATCAAGGCACAGATCGGCGTTGAATTCTGA
- a CDS encoding endo alpha-1,4 polygalactosaminidase → MKNLISKSFCLWTGILLGLLSHGQTAQADTKKEWASVPNGPFHWQLQGILDVDDAIRIVGVDLFDVSADQVAAWRAAGQYPICYINVGAVEDWRDDAKAFPQDVIGAPYWGWDGENWLDISRFELFANMITARLDLCRDKGFLAIEPDNIDAYEADQSSKPTGFDITRADQLRYVNWLITEAHMRGLAIGQKNVADLVPDLVDQMDFALLESAHRLGFMEDFDPYVAQGKPVFAVEYLDEGADLAAFCPAALAHGFQGVIANLDLDQTPQNCP, encoded by the coding sequence GTGAAGAACTTGATTTCGAAATCCTTTTGTCTGTGGACCGGCATCCTCCTCGGCCTGCTATCGCATGGGCAAACCGCGCAGGCGGATACCAAAAAAGAATGGGCATCCGTCCCAAACGGTCCGTTTCACTGGCAGCTTCAAGGCATACTTGATGTCGATGACGCCATCCGCATTGTCGGGGTCGATCTTTTTGATGTGTCCGCCGATCAGGTCGCGGCTTGGCGCGCTGCCGGGCAGTATCCGATTTGCTATATCAATGTCGGGGCTGTCGAAGATTGGCGGGATGACGCGAAGGCTTTTCCGCAAGATGTAATCGGCGCGCCCTATTGGGGCTGGGATGGCGAAAACTGGCTTGATATCAGCCGGTTCGAGCTTTTTGCCAATATGATTACGGCCCGTCTTGATCTTTGCCGTGACAAGGGATTTCTGGCGATTGAGCCTGATAACATTGATGCCTATGAAGCCGATCAAAGCAGTAAGCCAACCGGTTTTGACATCACGCGCGCCGATCAGCTGCGCTATGTGAATTGGCTGATCACTGAGGCCCACATGCGCGGTCTTGCCATCGGGCAGAAAAATGTTGCTGACCTTGTACCCGATCTTGTCGATCAGATGGATTTTGCCCTGCTGGAATCGGCCCATCGGCTTGGCTTCATGGAGGATTTTGATCCCTATGTAGCCCAAGGAAAGCCTGTTTTTGCCGTCGAGTATCTTGACGAAGGTGCCGATCTGGCGGCTTTTTGCCCGGCGGCGCTTGCCCACGGATTTCAAGGCGTGATCGCCAATCTGGATCTTGATCAAACGCCGCAAAACTGCCCTTGA